From Nicotiana tabacum cultivar K326 chromosome 22, ASM71507v2, whole genome shotgun sequence, one genomic window encodes:
- the LOC107790784 gene encoding homeobox-leucine zipper protein HDG11-like, protein MEYGVTSSSSGGVDASETHRKKKRFHRHTAHQIQRLEAVFKECPHPDDKSRLQLSKDLSLAPRQIKFWFQNRRTQLKSQLERADNCALRAENDRIRRENIAIREAIKNVICPSCGGPSVTEDSYFDEQKMRMENMQLKEELDKISSITAKYIGRPISQLPPVQPIHPSSLNLMSMSSFGLTGPSLDLHLLPGSSMSTLPSLPFPTLNISDMDKSLMADIAGNSMEELIRLLQTNEPLWTKSTTDGRDVLDLDSYNQIFPRANSSLKNPNVCIEASRDSGVVIMNGLALVNMFMDANKWVEFFPTVVSKARTIERISCGVMGGRSSTLQLMYEELQALSPLVPMRQSFFLRFCQQIEQGSWAIVDVSYDIIQENQYPSSSCKVHRLPSGCLIQDMPNGYSKVTWVEHVEVEEKGLIHKLYRDLIHSGMAFGAERWLGSLQRLCERYACLMVSGKSSRELGRVIPSPEGKKSMMKLAQRMVSNFCASINPSNGHQWNAISGLDEFEIRATLQKSIDPGQPNGVIISAASTIWLPVPSQHIFNFLRDEMTRPQWDVLSNQNPVQEVAHIANGSHSGNCISVLRAYNTSQNNMLILQESCIDSSGSLVIYSPVDLPSINIAMSGEDTTYIPLLPSGFTISPDGRQGQRSNEASYSSTNNGTMGDNGSEGSLVTVVFQILVSSLSSSAKMSPESVSTVNNLIGNTIHQIKVALNCSTS, encoded by the exons ATGGAATATGGTGTTACCTCCAGCAGCAGCGGCGGCGTCGATGCCTCTGAAACTCACCGGAAAAAGAAACGTTTCCATCGGCACACAGCACACCAAATTCAAAGGCTTGAAGC GGTGTTCAAAGAATGTCCTCATCCAGACGACAAGTCCAGATTGCAGTTAAGCAAGGATTTGAGTTTGGCTCCTCGTCAGATAAAGTTTTGGTTCCAAAATAGAAGGACTCAATTGAAG aGTCAACTTGAGCGAGCAGATAATTGTGCGCTTCGAGCAGAAAATGATAGAATTCGACGTGAAAACATAGCAATAAGGGAAGCCATCAAGAATGTGATATGTCCATCTTGTGGAGGCCCTTCAGTTACTGAAGACTCTTATTTTGATGAACAAAAAATGAGAATGGAGAATATGCAACTAAAAGAAGAG CTTGACAAAATTTCAAGCATTACTGCTAAGTATATAGGGAGGCCTATTTCGCAACTCCCACCAGTACAACCTATTCATCCGTCCTCATTAAACTTAATGTCCATGTCTAGTTTTGGACTAACTGGCCCGTCCCTTGATCTCCATCTTCTCCCAGGAAGTTCAATGAGTACTCTTCCAAGTTTACCATTTCCTACATTGAACATCTCAGACATGGATAAGTCACTTATGGCTGATATTGCTGGCAATTCCATGGAGGAATTGATTAGATTGTTGCAAACCAATGAACCTTTGTGGACAAAGTCCACAACTGATGGCAGAGACGTACTTGACCTTGATAGTTACAACCAAATCTTTCCGAGGGCTAACAGTTCGTTGAAAAATCCAAATGTTTGCATTGAGGCTTCCAGGGATTCAGGTGTTGTGATCATGAATGGTTTAGCATTAGTTAACATGTTTATGGATGCG AACAAGTGGGTGGAATTCTTTCCTACGGTTGTTTCAAAGGCAAGAACAATTGAAAGAATATCGTGTGGTGTAATGGGCGGCCGAAGTAGTACATTGCAATTG ATGTATGAAGAATTGCAAGCGCTTTCACCTTTGGTCCCGATGCGACAATCGTTTTTCCTTAGGTTTTGCCAGCAGATTGAGCAAGGTTCATGGGCAATTGTTGATGTTTCCTATGATATTATTCAAGAAAATCAGTATCCTTCCTCTTCATGTAAGGTTCATAGGCTCCCATCTGGATGCTTGATACAAGACATGCCCAATGGTTATTCCAAG GTTACATGGGTGGAACACGTAGAAGTGGAAGAGAAAGGTTTAATTCATAAGCTATATAGAGATCTTATACATAGTGGCATGGCATTTGGAGCAGAGAGATGGCTTGGTTCTCTTCAAAGATTGTGTGAGAGATATGCTTGTCTAATGGTCAGCGGCAAGTCTTCCCGTGAACTTGGAAGAG TGATTCCATCACCAGAAGGAAAAAAGAGCATGATGAAATTGGCTCAAAGAATGGTGAGCAATTTCTGTGCCAGCATCAACCCGTCCAATGGACACCAATGGAACGCCATTTCCGGATTGGATGAATTTGAAATCAGAGCCACACTTCAAAAGAGCATTGACCCCGGCCAGCCCAATGGCGTAATCATCAGTGCAGCTTCCACCATTTGGCTCCCTGTTCCTTCACAACATATCTTCAATTTCCTCAGGGACGAAATGACTCGACCTCAG TGGGATGTCCTTTCCAACCAAAATCCAGTACAAGAGGTAGCTCACATTGCAAATGGCTCTCACTCAGGGAACTGTATTTCTGTGCTCAGG GCCTATAATACTAGCCAGAATAACATGTTGATACTTCAAGAAAGTTGCATAGACTCATCAGGTTCACTAGTAATCTACAGCCCAGTGGATTTACCATCCATCAATATTGCAATGAGTGGTGAAGACACCACTTACATCCCATTGCTACCTTCCGGTTTTACGATATCGCCGGATGGACGACAAGGCCAAAGGTCCAACGAGGCATCATACAGCAGCACAAATAATGGTACAATGGGAGACAATGGGTCAGAGGGTTCACTTGTTACTGTTGTGTTCCAGATTTTGGTGAGCAGTTTGTCATCATCCGCCAAAATGAGCCCAGAATCAGTAAGCACAGTTAATAACCTTATAGGCAACACTATCCACCAAATTAAAGTTGCCTTGAATTGCTCCACTTCCTGA